The Sulfolobus islandicus Y.N.15.51 sequence AATAATCAAAACCATCTAGTTCATGTAAGATTGCAGTTTTATTATCTAATACCATTCCTTGAATAACTACTTTTACTTATTACCAGCTTTTGTATTATTATAATATAAGCTATAATACATAGAATAATATAATTTAAAAATAATAAAGTTCTACTCCTTAGAGCTATAATCTTTTTCTTATCCTACGTAAAATAGAGCCTGCGATGAAAGACGACTAGTGAAATAGAATGGCCAATAGTGCTAACTTAAAGTACGCTGACTGCAACAGTAATATTTACCATTTTTCCCATAAATGGACTAATACTTCAAGTAAGTTTTTGTCTCATTATTTCCATTTATACTGTCAAAATGAATAAGAACTTTATGAGACTATTAATATACACTATTTCTAAAAGCTACTAAGTTATAATTCATTTTAGTTTGTGCAACCCATGATGACTTTCTTTCCCTTAAATAATTTTAGGTGGTAAATATAAATAGTCACTCTTAGTTTCTATTAGATTTAGTATCCATTTCAGGTTTACAGGGTAAAATTTTGTTACGTCAACGCCAACATTAATTGTCTTTATTTTAGAGTTAATGAATGGGTACTTTCTCAGTCTGTTATTATGCACATGACCATGGATTAGCCACGCATTATAAGAATTCAAATTAGTTGGATAGTGTGAGAGTATGAATTTATAATTGTTTAGTTGTAGTTCTAATTGCTTTACTCCTATCGCTGGAGGATCATGATTACCTTGTATAAAGATCTTTTTCCCATTTAGGAAATTAACGTAATTTTTAAAATCTCTTCTAGCAAAATCCCCTACTATATAAACTATATCGTCATTAGATATCATCTCATTCCACTTATTTTTTATGTGTTCGTTCATTGTAGTAACGTCTACGAAAGGCCTTGCAGAATATTTAATTATATTTTTATGTCCAAAGTGTGTGTCAGCTATGAACCATATTTTATCTAAACTTTTAGGATTTACTTCTATTTTTAGGTACTTTTCCCTATATTTCTCATATGTTTTCTCTAGTTCAACTAATGATAAGGCCTCTGCTCTATTGAGAATTTTCTTATTTAATATATCGTACTCATAGACTATTTTACCCGTATTTACGAGTGTTATCCTTAATACCTTAGCTTCATACAAAAAACGAGATAAAATTTGGAGCATTTCTTTATTGTTTGAAATATTTTTTACTACTTTACATGATAAATGAAAAGAAATGCCAGCATGAAACCAGAAGTTCTCGTTATAGAATTTAGCGTCAGACCTTTCTTTTATATAATTTTTTAGGCTCTTATAAAGGTCTTCCCTAAATTGAAGAAGTTCATTATTAGGCCTTATACCTAAGGCTATCGTATATCCTTCTTTCCCATTTTTTATCTCGTATTTATCGTAATAAAATTCTAAATTGCCATATCTATTAGATACTTCTTTAATAACTTCCATTATTTTAAGCGGAGCTACTAATGGTCGGAAATTATATACGAGAGTAATATGAGGTACTCTATGTACTTTCAAATAACTTATAGATCTAATCTTTCGCATTATTTGTTTTAATTTATATTTCTCTAGAATTGGTCTTATTTCTATGATATAGCTATTTCTCATTATATTTTTATATTTCTCCTATTATTATAGTCTTTTTCATAATAGCTGCAACGGGGGCTAAAAGGGAGTTAAATCTAGTGTTAGTAATGGGAGCTGTTGGGCTGAGTGTGCTAAGGACCTTAAAAAGGGAGATAAGGAAGCTAATTAGCAAGAAGCCCAAGAACCTAAACGAGACAAAAGCTAGGGCAATACTACTACACTCGGAACGAATGAAAATTAGCGAAATAGCAAAAATACTACAAGTTCACAAGAGCACAGTATATAGATGGATCAACGAATTCGAAAAGGAGGGAGAAAAATGCCTATTCCACAAGCAAAGAGAAGGAAGAAAAAAGAAGGTAAAC is a genomic window containing:
- a CDS encoding 2'-5' RNA ligase family protein; the encoded protein is MRNSYIIEIRPILEKYKLKQIMRKIRSISYLKVHRVPHITLVYNFRPLVAPLKIMEVIKEVSNRYGNLEFYYDKYEIKNGKEGYTIALGIRPNNELLQFREDLYKSLKNYIKERSDAKFYNENFWFHAGISFHLSCKVVKNISNNKEMLQILSRFLYEAKVLRITLVNTGKIVYEYDILNKKILNRAEALSLVELEKTYEKYREKYLKIEVNPKSLDKIWFIADTHFGHKNIIKYSARPFVDVTTMNEHIKNKWNEMISNDDIVYIVGDFARRDFKNYVNFLNGKKIFIQGNHDPPAIGVKQLELQLNNYKFILSHYPTNLNSYNAWLIHGHVHNNRLRKYPFINSKIKTINVGVDVTKFYPVNLKWILNLIETKSDYLYLPPKII